In one window of Oryzias melastigma strain HK-1 linkage group LG5, ASM292280v2, whole genome shotgun sequence DNA:
- the si:dkey-49n23.1 gene encoding semaphorin-3D, with the protein MGGTLAAGVLAARKLSSRRSVGPQMLLLCLLWLQPAARSAAADATAWRQTGPRLQISHSDLTNGSATVWGGGVSGSYQALLLDEDHGWLLVGGKDHIYLLNPESVDLPTRTVYWPASAENVELCRLAGKSLEKDCSNFVRLLQPFNKTHVFACGTGAFHPQCTYVHLGHNMEEPLFMLSGSGESGRGKCPFSPREPFTASLTDGELYAGTSVDFMGANAAIFRTSVMGSSQHYIRTEAYDHNWLNEPEFVASFSIPDTHSPDDDKIYFFFKERAVEAEQWDRRVYSRVARVCKNDVGGKRSLINRWTTFLKARLVCSVPGPSGVDTHFDELEDIFVLETKDPQNPTVYGVFSSSSSIFGGSAVCVYSMASIRAAFNGPFAHKEGPDHRWVEYKGRIPYPRPGACPSETYDAQHKSTKDFPDEVVSFMRQHQLMWEPVLPLGGRPVLTRVGAASLLRKVVVDRVEAEDGPYDVLHLGTDDGKLLKAVSVHEDNRQTEEILLEELTLFQSPTPILRMELSTKREQLFVSSDLGVVQLGLQRCSLYGPDCAQCCLSRDPYCSWDGHSCSRYFSSSRRRARRQDVKYGDPWSQCQKDDPGSPSVEPEKPVFAVEGNSTFLECLPPSPETRLVWSVQPSDGQRQSVGQSGEELLQSDDHRSLHMKTGLLLQHLQPADAGLYMCTGHEQAYRQVLARYRLYIISNQHVPPPYYLQNHHPDLLILGKTGPAAGGAAPPGSLLLGHRNHWQLPLKSYKDLQLVGGHGLNVDQYCEQLWYREKRRQQKLRTLKLKQESRKARVRRNYQPLSPL; encoded by the exons ATCTGACCAACGGCTCAGCGACAGTctgggggggcggggtcagtgGCAGCTACCAGGCCCTCCTGCTGGACGAGGACCACGGCTGGCTGCTGGTGGGAGGAAAAGACCACATCTACCTGCTAAACCCAGAAAGTGTGGACCTGCCCACACGGACG GTCTACTGGCCAGCATCAGCAGAAAACGTGGAACTCTGCAGACTGGCGGGAAAAAGTCTGGAG AAGGACTGCTCCAACTTTGTGCGTCTGCTGCAGCCTTTCAATAAGACTCATGTCTTTGCATGTGGGACCGGAGCCTTCCACCCCCAGTGCACGTACGTGCACCTTGGACACAACATGGAG GAGCCGCTGTTCATGCTGTCCGGTTCCGGCGAGTCCGGCAGAGGAAAGTGTCCCTTCAGTCCCAGAGAGCCTTTCACCGCCAGCCTCACCG ATGGCGAGCTTTATGCCGGCACATCCGTGGATTTTATGGGAGCCAACGCTGCAATCTTCCGGACGTCGGTGATGGGAAGCAGTCAGCATTACATCCGCACTGAAGCCTACGATCACAACTGGCTCAACG AGCCCGAGTTCGTGGCCTCGTTCTCCATCCCTGACACCCACAGTCCAGATGACGATAAAATCTACTTCTTCTTCAAAGAGAGGGCGGTGGAGGCGGAGCAGTGGGACAGGAGGGTCTACAGCCGCGTGGCGCGAGTCTGTAAG AACGACGTCGGGGGGAAGAGGAGTCTGATCAACCGCTGGACCACCTTCCTCAAAGCCCGGCTGGTCTGTTCTGTTCCCGGCCCGTCAGGAGTGGACACGCACTTCGATGAGCTGG AGGACATCTTTGTTCTGGAAACCAAGGATCCTCAGAACCCGACCGTCTACGGCGTCTTCAGCTCTTCCAG ctccatATTTGGTGGTTCAGCCGTGTGCGTTTACTCCATGGCCTCCATCCGCGCTGCGTTCAACGGACCCTTTGCTCATAAAGAAGGCCCTGACCATCGCTGGGTGGAGTACAAGGGCCGCATCCCGTACCCGAGACCTGGAGCT TGTCCCAGTGAGACCTACGACGCTCAGCACAAGTCCACCAAGGACTTTCCAGACGAGGTGGTGAGCTTCATGCGGCAGCACCAGCTCATGTGGGAGCCCGTTCTGCCTCTGGGCGGCAGGCCCGTCCTCACCCGGGTCGGCGCCGCCTCGCTGCTCAGGAAGGTGGTGGTCGACAGAGTGGAGGCTGAAGACGGACCTTATGATGTTCTACACCTGGGCACAG ATGATGGGAAGCTGCTGAAGGCCGTGTCTGTCCATGAAGACAACCGGCAGACGGAGGAGATCCTTCTGGAGGAGCTGACCCTTTTCCAG AGTCCCACTCCCATCCTGAGGATGGAGCTGTCCACCAAGAGA gagcagctgtTCGTGTCCAGCGATCTGGGCGTGGTCCAGCTCGGCCTGCAGAGGTGTTCTCTGTACGGGCCAGACTGCGCCCAGTGCTGCCTGTCCAGAGACCCCTACTGTTCCTGGGACGGACACTCCTGCTCCAGATACTTCTCCTCCAGCAGAAG GCGTGCGCGGCGACAAGACGTGAAGTACGGAGACCCCTGGAGTCAGTGCCAGAAGGACG ATCCCGGTTCTCCGTCAGTGGAGCCGGAGAAACCCGTGTTTGCGGTTGAAGGAAACTCCACCTTCCTGGAATGCCTTCCTCCATCTCCGGAGACCCGGCTGGTTTGGTCGGTGCAGCCGTCAGACGGCCAGAGGCAAAGTGTCGGTCAAAGCGGTGAAGAG CTCCTTCAGAGTGACGACCATCGCTCCCTCCACATGAAGACCGGGTTGCTGCTTCAGCACCTGCAGCCGGCGGATGCTGGCCTCTACATGTGCACCGGTCACGAGCAGGCCTACCGTCAGGTTCTGGCCCGGTACCGCCTTTACATCATATCCAACCAGCATGTCCCGCCTCCCTACTACCTGCAGAACCACCACCCGGACCTCCTGATTCTAGGAAAGACCGGCCcggctgcaggaggagctgctccTCCAGGATCTCTGCTGCTGGGACACAGAAACCACTGGCAGCTTCCTCTGAAGAGCTACAAAGACCTGCAGCTGGTGGGGGGCCACGGCCTGAACGTGGACCAGTACTGCGAGCAGCTGTGGTACCGCGAGAAACGCCGGCAGCAGAAACTGCGCACTCTCAAACTGAAGCAGGAGAGCCGGAAAGCCCGCGTGAGGAGAAACTACCAACCTCTGAGCCCGCTTTAG